The sequence ACTTTAGCTGGCAAGGTTCCGTGGGCGCAGGATTTAAGTCACCCGACTTCCGTCAGCTCTTGCTCAATTTCAATAATGCAGCAGTGGGCTATTATGTCTATGGGGCCATGTTGGTGGAAGAAGGGGTAAGACAGTTGGAGGAGCAGGGCCAGGTGCAGCAGTTGCTGATGGATCCGTCTTCCTTTGGGGACTTGCAGCCGGAGAATAGCTGGGCCATAAACACCGGTTTTCGCTGGAAGCTGACAGACGACCTGCTGTTGAATACCAACTTCTATAGAAACCAAATTTCCAACCTCATCGAAACTGCAGCAGTGGCCAGGTTGACCAATGGCAGAAATGTCTACAGTTACATCAACCTCAACGAGGTGATCACACAAGGAGCAGAAGTGGAAGCCAACTACCGGTTGGGCAGTCAATGGAGATTCTCCCTTGGCTATGTGTACCTGGACAGCCGTGATGAAGAGGTGATCGAGGGAATCAAAAATGGAGAATATTTCAAAAGGAATGCCCAAAATCAGACCAGAAGGGTAGAAAGATCAGATTATGGTGGTTTGTTTAATCGCAGCCGGCATAGTGGCAATGTGAAGGTGAATTTCTGGGAAAGACACAGCGGGATCAATGTAGCCCTGCGGGGAATTTATCGCGGAAAATACGGTTATGGCGATATCAATGGCAACCAGATTCTGGATGACCCTTCGGAATATGCCGATGGCCTGATGCAATTGCATTTGACCCTGTATAAAGAATTTGACAGAGGCATAAGGCTAGAAACGGGTGTAAGGAACATCACCGATGCCCTCAACCAATATGACAGCACCAATCCCGGAAGGACTTACTTTGTCCGGGTCACCGCATCGCTGGATCGGTTGATTGGGGAATAATGAATTAAGAATGTAGAATTAAGAATGATCAAGGCAGCCTGCAACTTTCAGGCCTTCCAACAAGAAAACGTTCAAAACTTGCAACATTTAAACAATTTATAAACATGAAAAAAGTAAACTTTATAGCGCTGGCCATGATGGCATTACCTCTATTTGCTGCCTGTACCAATGATGATGACACCGAACCACAAGTAGAAGGAGAATTGGAAGCGGTTTTGGTTGAGGACCTTTTTGCGCCTAATAGTAATCCTGGGTCTGACGATAGTCAAGAGTATGATTATGTGTATTTTAATTTTGAAAATAGTACAGTGGTCGATTCCAAAGATGAGGACTGGGACATCGCTTTCAAATCAACAGAGATAATTGTAAATGGGGGCATCAACGGTAACGGAAATGTAAAGGGAGCATTATTATCTGGAACCGTGTTCGAGGAACTTAAAGTTTTATCTGATGATGTGGAATTAACTGTTGATACTGAAGAAATGAATGCAATTCCTAACGGTATGCAATCAGGGTGGTGGAACTATGATATGAGTACACACTTTGTCACTCCAAAAGCGGCAGTTGTTCTCATCTTTCAAACAAATTCAGGGAATTACGTTAAAATGGAGATTTTAAGTTTCTTTAAAGGTAATCCACCCGCAGAAGAATATGAACTCAAGGATATGTATCATTATACCTTCCGATACGTCCTTCAGCCAAACGGAACAACGACTTTCTAAAGGTAACTTGATTTGACATATGTTTTCGCGGAAAAGGTGGAGCTCTTGGCTCCACTTTTTTTTATGGGGGATTACAAATCCCCAGTATCCGTCATCATGGATTATAAATCCGCGACAGCGATAATCTTAAAATCTTCCAATTTTATAATCTCCCAATCTTACTCAATAATGCGACGGAACGTGAGGCTGATCCTTGGGCGGGTGACTTTCTTGGTAGGAGGAAGGCGGTGGAGCCAGTTTTTCTGGGAACCTTCCCGCATGACAAGCAAGCTGCCGTTTTCAAGGATCAGGCTAACGGTCTGTTTGGTGGTTTTATGTTTGAAGGAAAACTTGCGTTCCGCACCAAAGGTCAGGGAAGTCACGATGGGATCATCGCCAAGCATCTTTTCCCCATCGCTGTGCCAAGCCATGCCTTCGCTGCCTTCATGGTAGAGATTCAGCAGGCAGGAATTAAAGATGTTGCCGGATTTAGCCTCCACTATGGCTTTAAGTTCTTTCAATGCCGGCGTCCAGGGAAGGGCCTGCTTTGTCGTGCCCGAATAGCGGTATTCAAAGGGGCTATCTCCGTACCAAGCTACTTTGCGTTTGGTAACGTAATGCTTGCCATAAAGCACGGCCTCATCATGTCTCCATTCGATGTGATGGAACAGCTTATCGAAATAATCAGTGGATTGCTCTTGGCTAAAGATTTTGCCATAGTAATGTACCGTGCCATCAAAAGGCAAAATATTGGGCAGGCTGTTTTGGCTAAATAAATCCATGGCTAAATGTAGCCGTTTGGCCAGAAAGTCCCAAAGGTGCTAATAAGTTGTTTTTTGTAGTGC comes from Echinicola vietnamensis DSM 17526 and encodes:
- a CDS encoding HmuY family protein, translating into MKKVNFIALAMMALPLFAACTNDDDTEPQVEGELEAVLVEDLFAPNSNPGSDDSQEYDYVYFNFENSTVVDSKDEDWDIAFKSTEIIVNGGINGNGNVKGALLSGTVFEELKVLSDDVELTVDTEEMNAIPNGMQSGWWNYDMSTHFVTPKAAVVLIFQTNSGNYVKMEILSFFKGNPPAEEYELKDMYHYTFRYVLQPNGTTTF
- a CDS encoding alpha-ketoglutarate-dependent dioxygenase AlkB family protein; translation: MDLFSQNSLPNILPFDGTVHYYGKIFSQEQSTDYFDKLFHHIEWRHDEAVLYGKHYVTKRKVAWYGDSPFEYRYSGTTKQALPWTPALKELKAIVEAKSGNIFNSCLLNLYHEGSEGMAWHSDGEKMLGDDPIVTSLTFGAERKFSFKHKTTKQTVSLILENGSLLVMREGSQKNWLHRLPPTKKVTRPRISLTFRRIIE